One genomic window of Parasteatoda tepidariorum isolate YZ-2023 chromosome 9, CAS_Ptep_4.0, whole genome shotgun sequence includes the following:
- the LOC122271465 gene encoding uncharacterized protein has translation MQQLLPGNLVTCKXFSKQLLDIGNGKITKDETGGIKFPDDFCTIIDSQDAVINLIFPYVHTQYIHHEWRTERAILAAKNVDANELNLKIQQLLPGNLVTYKSVDAVCDPIEAAHFPTEFLNSLNLPGIPPHKLVLKVGSPVILLRNLSPPRLRNGKRLVVKKLMNNVIEVIILNDKFRGESILPPRVPIIPTNVPIQFKHIQFPICNDKAKQCLFVS, from the coding sequence ATGCAACAGTTATTGCCAGGTAACTTGGTGACATGCAAANCATTCTCAAAACAATTGTTAGATATCGgtaatggaaaaattactaagGATGAGACTGGAGGCATAAAATTTCCGGACGATTTCTGCACAATCATTGATTCACAAGATGCTGTCATTAACCTAATATTTCCCTATGTACACACACAATACATTCATCATGAGTGGCGGACAGAAAGGGCGATCTTAGCAGCAAAAAATGTGGACGCCAACGAATTGAATCTGAAGATACAACAGTTATTGCCAGGTAACTTGGTGACATATAAATCCGTTGATGCAGTTTGCGATCCCATTGAAGCTGCACATTTTCCAACAGAGTTTTTAAACTCATTGAATTTACCAGGCATACCACCGCATAAATTAGTACTCAAAGTAGGATCTCCAGTTATTTTGCTTCGTAATTTGAGCCCACCACGGCTGCGCAACGGCAAGCGATTagtcgttaaaaaattaatgaacaacgTCAtcgaagtcattattttaaatgacaaattccGGGGTGAAAGTATATTACCTCCACGAGTCCCTATTATACCCACAAATGTgccaattcaatttaaacacATTCAGTTCCCCATTTGCAATGACAAAGCCAAACAATGTCTGTTTGTGTCTTAG